AGTATAAAATGCCTCGACTAGAAAAACATAAGATAGTATCATGCGTATTTGCAATAACTAAATTTTGTATAAAATCTTCTTCTTTGGTTTTAGCAGCTAATTTTCCCTTTCCTCCTCTTTTTTGGGCATTATAATCAGAAATAGGCTGATATTTAACATATCCTGAATGAGACAATGTAACTACTACATCTTCCTGGTTAATTAAATCTTCAATGTTAATATCAGTGTGACGTTCAATTATTTCTGTTTTTCTTTTATCATGAAAGTTGTGTTGCACTAATAATAATTCTGATTTAATTACTGAAAGCATGCGATTTGGATTTTTTAAGATTTCTTCAAGTTCTATAGTTTTTTTTACTAAATTATTATATTCTAGAATAATTTTATCTTTTTCTAAATTAGTCAATCTTTGTAATTTTAAATCTAAAATTGATTGTACTTGTTTTTCACTAAAGTAGTAATAATTCTTTTTTTGATTTTTTTCTTTTGTTTCTATAGTTTTTTGATTATTATTTTTTATACTTTTATTTGTCCATTTTTTTTCTATAATAAGTTTTTTAGCTTCTATTGAATTTCTAGAGTTCTTTATCAAGTCAATAATCACATGAATATTCATTAAAGCAACATTTAGCCCTTCAAGAATATGAGTGCGTTTTAGTGTTTTTTTTAATTCAAAAATACTACGACGTGTTACAATTTCTTTTCTATGCAATATGAAATGTTTAATTATTTCTTTTAAAGATAAAGTTTTTGGTTGTCCTCGGTATAATGCAACCATATTTATCCCAAAAGATATTTGTAATTGAGTAAGAGCATATAATTGGTTTAAAATTATTTCTGATAAAGTTTCTTTTTTAATTTCAATTACAATTCTCATCCCATCTTTATCAGATTCATCACGTAAAGCTGTAATGCCATCAATTTTTTTATCTTTTACTAGTTCTGCTATTTTTTCTATTAAACGTGATTTGTTAACTTGATAAGGAATTTCATAAAAAATAATACTTTCTTTGTTGTTTTTTTGATTTCTTTCAATTTTATTGCGTGCTCGAATATAAATTTTGCCTTTTCCAGTACGATACGCTTCTTCAATTCCTTTTTTTCCATTAATAATTCCTGCAGTTGGAAAATCTGGACCCGGAATATGTTTTATTAACTCTTTTAAGGTGATATCTTTGTTTTCTATATATGCTAAACATCCATTAATTACTTCATATAAATTATGAGGAGGAATGTTTGTTGCCATTCCAACAGCTATTCCAGATGATCCATTAATTAAAAGATTCGGTATTTTAGATGGCAATATTTCAGGGATATATTCAGTTCCATCATAATTAGGTATGAACTCAACAGTATCTTTTTCAAGATCTGATAACAGCTCATGAGCAATTTTAGACATACGAATCTCTGTATATCGCATTGCTGCTGCCGCATCTCCATCTACTGATCCGAAATTTCCTTGACCATCTATTAACATATACCTTAATGAAAAATTTTGAGCCATTCGAACTATTGAATCATAAACTGCAGAATCTCCGTGTGGATGGTATTTCCCAATTACATCACCTACAATTCTAGCAGA
This portion of the Buchnera aphidicola (Aphis gossypii) genome encodes:
- the gyrA gene encoding DNA topoisomerase (ATP-hydrolyzing) subunit A — protein: MKELAREIIQVNIEEELKSSYLDYAMSVIVGRALPDVRDGLKPVHRRILFAMYILNNDWNKSYKKSARIVGDVIGKYHPHGDSAVYDSIVRMAQNFSLRYMLIDGQGNFGSVDGDAAAAMRYTEIRMSKIAHELLSDLEKDTVEFIPNYDGTEYIPEILPSKIPNLLINGSSGIAVGMATNIPPHNLYEVINGCLAYIENKDITLKELIKHIPGPDFPTAGIINGKKGIEEAYRTGKGKIYIRARNKIERNQKNNKESIIFYEIPYQVNKSRLIEKIAELVKDKKIDGITALRDESDKDGMRIVIEIKKETLSEIILNQLYALTQLQISFGINMVALYRGQPKTLSLKEIIKHFILHRKEIVTRRSIFELKKTLKRTHILEGLNVALMNIHVIIDLIKNSRNSIEAKKLIIEKKWTNKSIKNNNQKTIETKEKNQKKNYYYFSEKQVQSILDLKLQRLTNLEKDKIILEYNNLVKKTIELEEILKNPNRMLSVIKSELLLVQHNFHDKRKTEIIERHTDINIEDLINQEDVVVTLSHSGYVKYQPISDYNAQKRGGKGKLAAKTKEEDFIQNLVIANTHDTILCFSSRGILYWMKVYHLPESSRHAKGRPIVNLLPLTRKERITAILPFHEYKDNLNIFMATAQGVVKKSSLKNFQKPRSTGIIAINLRSNDELIGVALTNGNNNIMLFTQNGKVVQFSENSVRTMGRTASGVRGIKILKNDKVVSLIVPSEKESILIATNNGYGKRTKISDFPIKSRATQGVISIKITKKKGKIIGAIQVVEKDQIMMITNAGTLVRIRVSEIGVLKRNTQGVILIRTSKNEKVVALQRIVEPII